The Caballeronia sp. SL2Y3 genomic sequence GACGCGCTATCGCAGGACGAACTCGTGCGCAGGATAGAAAGCGTGAGCGTGTTTGCGCGGCTGGACCCGGCGCAGAAGATCCGCATCGTCGAGGCTTTGCAGACGCGCGGGCGCTGCGTGGCCGTCACCGGCGACGGCATCAACGATGCGCCCGCATTGAGCCGCGCCGACATCGGCGTGGCGATGGGCAAGGGCGGCACGGACGTCGCGCGCGAGGCTGCGGACGTGGTCCTGCTCGACGACGATTACGGCACGCTCGTCGCGGGCATCGAGGAAGGACGGCGAATTTACGAGAACGTGACGAAGTTCATCCGTTACGCGCTGACGGGCAACGCGGCGGAACTGCTGGTGATCGCAGCGGGACCGCTTCTCGGGCTGCCGATGCCTTTGCTGCCCATTCAGATCTTGTGGATCAATCTCGTGACGGACGGACTACCGGGGCTTGCGCTCGCTGCCGAACCCGCCGAGCCGGACATCATGCGGCGCGCGCCTCGGCCGCCGCGCGAGAGCCTCTTTGCGGGCGGCATGTGGCAACGGATCGTCGGCGTGTCGCTGGCGATTTCGCTTCTGACACTCGGCACCGAGGCGTGCGCACTGGCGGCGGGTCAGGCGCAATGGCAGACCATGGCATTCACGGTGCTGTCGCTTTCGCAGATGGGTCTGGTGCTGGGCATCCGCTCGGCGCGCCGGTCGGTGTTCGAACTCGGGCTGTGCTCCAACCGCGCGCTCGCGGGTGCCGTATGCGTGACCGTCGCATTGCAGATAGCGGCGATCTATGTGCCGTTTTTCAACGACATGCTGCACACCACGCCGCTCGACGCGTGGCAGTTGGCCGTGTCGCTGGCGGTGTCGAGTGTCGTGCTCGCGCTCGTCGAGTTCGAAAAGTACCTCGCGCGACACCATCTGTTCCGCAAGCGCGCGGGAAGGACCTCGCGGCATGACGCGCGTCTCTGACAGTCACGGCCGGCGTCGCGTTCGCAGAACATGCGCTCGGCAAGCGCCAGCGCATGACGGGATGGCGCGCCGATGAGAAACAGGATGCCGTTCGATGCATCGTGGCTGCCCGCCATCGCGATCCTCGCGCTCGGCGTCATGCTTGTTCGTCCGTTGGTGCAGCCCGTTCTATGGGCCCTGATAGTCGCCTATGCCACATGGCCGATACACCGCTGCGTCCTCCGGTTGCTGCGCGGCCGGGCAACCCTGAGCGCATTGACGGCGACCCTGCTGCTGGCGCTGGCAGTCGCAGGCATTGCGTTGGCCGTCACGGTGCCTCTGACGCACGAGACGCTCGAACTGGGCCTTCGCTTGTCCTCGTGGAGCGGGCGCGAGCCCGAGCGCGTCGCGTCGTTGGCCGCCGGGGTGCCTGTCATCGGCGAAGATCTGGCCGCGTTGATTCGCGAGTTGCCAGCGCGCAGGGACGAGGTTCTTCCGCTCGGCGGCGACTGGATGCGCACTCTTCCGGCAATGGGCCGACTGGTCGGCCGCAATGCGTTCCAGTTCTTCTTTACCTTGCTCGCGCTGTACTTCGTCTATCGATACGGCGCAGAGCTGTCGGTCCGTGCCCGCGAGGTCGCTCGCCAGAGTATGGGCGGCAGACTCGACGAATACCTCGCATCGCTCGAAACCGTTGCGCGCGCCGTGCTGATAGCCGTGCCCGCGACGGCCACGGGACAAGCGGTGCTGGCCGGCGCCGGCTATTGGGCGGCGGGCGTGGATGAGCCCGTCTTGCTGACCCTCTTGACTGCGCTCGCCGCACTGGTGCCGTTCGGTGCGCTTCTGGTCTGGCTGCCGACGGGTGTGGTCCTTCTCATCGAGGGCAGGATATGGGCGGGGGCTGGCCTGCTCTTGTGGGGCGCGCTCGTGGTCAGCTCCATCGACAACGTGATCCGAATGCTCGTCATCGGCAATGCCGTGCGGATGCCGTTTGCGTTGGCATTGGCGGCGGTCGTGTGCGGCGCAGCGGCCTTCGGGCCGATCGGCCTCTTCATCGGGCCTCTGGTGGCGGAAATGCTGCGCTTGCTGATTCGTGAGCACGCGAAGGCCTCGCCGCGCTTTGGCCTGCGCCGACGTGCTCGAACATCTCCAGCGGCGCATCGACGCGCGCCGTCCGCCGCACGCCCGATGCTGCGGCGCCGGTCGAAGGCAGGCAAGCCATGAGCGACGAAGCCATGCATCGCGTCATCCCGAAACCGTGTGTGACGCAACTCACGGTGGTCTCGGTCACCGCGCTGCTGCTCACGGCCGGGGGGATTTTGCATCTCGCTGGCCGCGTCGAGCTTGCGCGCTTGCTTTGGCTCGCGTCGACGCTGCCGGCGCTTGTCATGCTGTCGGTGTCGATCGTGCGTGCGCTGCGTCGCCGCGAGCCGGGCGTCGATATCCTCGCGCTGCTCTCGATATGCGTGGCGGCTGCCGTCGGCGAGTCGCTGACTGCTGCCATCATCTCGCTGATGGTCGCAAGCGGCGGCGCGCTCGAAGGCTTCGCGCAGAACCGCGCGCGCAAGGCCTTGTCTGCGCTCCTGAGCCGCGCGCCGCATGAGGCGCATCGTTTCGAAGACGGCGAATGGCGGCGTATCGAGCCCGAGGCGGCGTGCCCCGGCGACCGGCTGCTCGTGCGCGCGGGCGAAAGCGTCCCCGTGGATGGCACGCTGCT encodes the following:
- a CDS encoding AI-2E family transporter is translated as MRNRMPFDASWLPAIAILALGVMLVRPLVQPVLWALIVAYATWPIHRCVLRLLRGRATLSALTATLLLALAVAGIALAVTVPLTHETLELGLRLSSWSGREPERVASLAAGVPVIGEDLAALIRELPARRDEVLPLGGDWMRTLPAMGRLVGRNAFQFFFTLLALYFVYRYGAELSVRAREVARQSMGGRLDEYLASLETVARAVLIAVPATATGQAVLAGAGYWAAGVDEPVLLTLLTALAALVPFGALLVWLPTGVVLLIEGRIWAGAGLLLWGALVVSSIDNVIRMLVIGNAVRMPFALALAAVVCGAAAFGPIGLFIGPLVAEMLRLLIREHAKASPRFGLRRRARTSPAAHRRAPSAARPMLRRRSKAGKP